Proteins co-encoded in one Zonotrichia albicollis isolate bZonAlb1 chromosome 30, bZonAlb1.hap1, whole genome shotgun sequence genomic window:
- the CLK2 gene encoding dual specificity protein kinase CLK2 isoform X3 produces the protein MDHRRGGARVALKIIKNVEKYKEAARLEINVLEKINEKDPENTNLCVRMFDWFDYHGHMCISFELLGLSTFDFLKDNNYLPYPIHQVRHMAFQVCQAVKFLHDNKLTHTDLKPENILFVNSDYELSYNLEKKRDERSVKSTAIRVVDFGSATFDHEHHSTIVSTRHYRAPEVILELGWSQPCDVWSIGCIIFEYYVGFTLFQTHDNREHLAMMERILGPIPSRMVRKTRKQKYFYHGRLDWDENTSAGRYVRENCKPLRRYLTSEAEDHHRLFDLIESMLEYEPSKRVTLAEALKHPFFDMLGMEPSTKMWDSSRDISR, from the exons ATGGATCACCGGAG GGGTGGTGCACGTGTTGCTCTGAAAATCATTAAAAACGTGGAGAAATACAAAGAGGCTGCTCGACTGGAAATCAACGTGCTGGAGAAAATCAACGAGAAGGATCCTGAGAACACAAA TCTCTGTGTCAGGATGTTTGACTGGTTTGACTACCACGGCCACATGTGCATCTCCTTCgagctgctggggctcagcacctTTGATTTCCTGAAGGATAACAACTACCTGCCTTACCCCATCCACCAAGTACGGCACATGGCCTTCCAGGTGTGCCAGGCTGTGAAGT TTCTGCATGACAATAAACTCACCCACACTGACCTCAAGCCAGAGAACATCCTCTTTGTGAACTCTGACTACGAGCTCTCCTACAACTTGGAAAAG AAACGGGATGAGAGGAGCGTGAAGAGCACGGCCATCAGGGTGGTGGACTTTGGCAGTGCCACCTTTGACCACGAGCATCACAGCACCATCGTGTCCACCAGGCACTACCGAGCCCCTGAAGTCATCCTGG AGCTTGGCTGGAGCCAGCCCTGTGATGTGTGGAGTATTGGCTGCATCATCTTTGAGTATTATGTGGGTTTCACCCTTTTCCAG ACACACGACAACCGGGAGCACCTGGCCATGATGGAGAGGATTTTGGGGCCAATTCCTTCTCGAATGGTCCGCAAGACAAG gaaacagaaatatttctacCACGGCCGCCTGGACTGGGATGAGAACACCTCAGCTGGACGCTACGTTCGGGAGAACTGCAAACCACTGCGG CGATACCTGACCTCGGAGGCTGAGGACCATCACCGCCTGTTCGACCTCATCGAGAGCATGCTGGAGTACGAGCCCTCCAAGCGTGTCACCCTGGCTGAGGCCCTCAAGCACCCCTTCTTTGACATGCTGGGCATGGAGCCCAGCACAAAAATGTGGGACTCGAGCCGGGACATCAGCCGGTGA